AAATTTGCATATGTCAAAGTTGTGTTTTCATCAAGGGTATTTATGGCTTTTGTTTTATCTGCAGACAGGAACGACCTCTTTAAAAATGCTATACTTTGGGCATTTTGTTTATGTTTGTTTTTATGTGTTTTTATAAGTTTGTTTAGATATATATTTTTTATCCCATTAAACATCTTGTTACGGTTATACTTATCAGACAGGTTTCTATGGGTTGCTACTAGCTCTTTTAGCACGGCTTCTGGGGTGATATCTTTCTTTATCATATATTCTTTTATGTAAGATAGATCCTCGTTTAGTTCATTAAGTAGTCTTAACCTAGCAAACAGCACAATCACCGAATACACCAAAAAGCCGGTAAGTGCTAAAAATGCTATAAATTTAGAGTGCGCCTGGGAGTAAAATATACTTGCATCACGTATCAGCTTGTTTTCGACAAGATCTGAAAACTCAAGCAAGATACTAAATTTATAGTATTCGAATTGATCTATCTTTTTTATATCATCAGATGAAATTTCATGCGCTTTAGATGATACGATGTTAAGATATAGATCTGAAAATTCACTTAGCATATCTATGGTTTGCTTACTGTTTATAAGCTTTTCTATCTGGGCTTTTACTTCGTTTTGTGGCAAGAGGTTGATTTGGGATTGCTCTAAAATTTCATCATTTAGCCATCTCATGATATTTTCTTGCGTTACGATTTGGTGGTTTGACAGTGCTTCGGAAATATAACTGCGGGATTCGTTTATGAGCCCTAAATTTGAGTAAATTTTATTTAAGATCGTGATATAAATTTTTAAGTCCAAGTTGATGTCTGAATTTTGAGCTGTTAAGTAACTCTCTATCATTGAGCTATTTATGCGTTGAAAAAAGTATAAAAACGCAGTCGAATACTTTTGCTTAGCATCTTGTATGTTTTCTCTTAGAAATTTTATATTTTGTATGAGATCGGCTTTGTATTCTGGCATGTCTTCAAAAAGTTTTGAAATTTCATCGGTGATTTTTTTACTTTTTGCGTGTAGGTTATTAAAGTCTTCTTCGTTTTTAGGGGTTGGATTATTTATAAAATTTAATGCACTTCTACGTTCTTGTATGAGGGTTTGAGTCATCTGTTTAAGCAGGGTTTGCTTTTTGATGTTTGAGATTAGCTCGTTTGAGATGGTGGCTTTTTGCATGTATTCGTAACTTGTGTAGGCGCTAAACATTATCGCCACTATAATCGAGATCAAAAGTGTGTAGTCTTTAAAAAATTTCATATTATACTTTTCTACCGTATTTTCTTATTAGTCTATTTAGGCTTTTTAGGCTGTTGCGGATATTTAGTATAAACGCACCGAGGTCTATTGCATTGTCGTTTTGAGCCGACTCATAAATTTTAACAAGAGGCGTTATGTGTAAATTTACGGCAGGTTCTTTTAGTATGGAGATTATCTTTGCTACATGCGTCGTGTCGTGCGACATCAAGGCGTTATGCAAAGCTATGCTGTTTTTATTTACCCCTTTTACCAAGACATTTAGGTATGAGGCGAATTCTTCATGGCTGATGTTTAGAAATTTGCTCGTTCTTTCAAACCAAGTATCATCAAACATGGTGTTTGAAATTTTACTTTGTTCGTTCATGCTTAGGTACCTAAAAACAGGAAGTCTAAGTGCAGGAAGTTCGTCGTCGTATGTTATATTAGCAACTGGAAGTAAGTCCTCGTCTAAGAGTAAAACAACCTCATACATACTCTCGCCGCTAGCAAGGCTTAGCTGTAAAACCTTGGCGGTTGCTTCTATTTTTTTATTGTCTTTGGTGCGTAAAGTAATTGCTTTTGTGCTTTTTGGGGACTTTAAGATATCTTGAACAAAGCTTAAGTTGTCTTCTTTTTTATAGTTTTCACAAATATCGTCAAGATCGTTGTTTCTAGCCATAAAGTCATCAAAACTGTCGTAATGTAAAATTCTAAGGCTTTTATCGCCCATGCCGAAAATTTTATAAGAACTATCATAGAGTATCACAAGCTTCCTTTATGTTTCGGATTGCCTAAGGCTGTCGATCTTTCGCGCAACGCTTTTATTTGTAACGTTTGCTATTTCGTCCAAATTTGCCGTATAGATTTTATCGAAACTTCCATAAAAATTTAATAACTTCACAATCTGTCCCGCCGAAATCCCGGCTTGTGCGAGTTTTGAGTTTTGCATGTCTTGTTTTTGTTTTGTTTTACGGTGGAAATTTATAACAAAACGGTGGCTTTCATCGCGTAGCTTTTGGAAAAATTGTAGTTTTTTATCATCTGTGCCAAGGCTAAATTTGCCTTTTAATGTATAAATTTTATCTTTTGCCGAGCCTTTTGCGCGGTATGCTTTTGCGTCTACTTTTTCTTTTGAAATGGCGATAACGTCGATATTTGTCCCACTACTTGCTAAAATTTCGCAAGCTAGATTAAGTATAGCCTCTCCGCCGTCAAGCACCCAAAGATCGGGCGGGGAAAGTTTGTCAAATCTAAGCGCTCGAGCACTTAGGCTCTCTTTCATCTGGTCGTAGTCGTTTTTAGCACTTAAATGCATGTGGCGGTAGTTTTGTTTTGTCCATTCACCGTTTTCATAACGCACCATAGCACCAACTGTTGCCTCTCCAAATAAATGTGAGTTATCAAAAGCTTCGATAACATAAGGTGTCGTGCTAAGTTCAAAGTAGTTTGCGATCTCTTCAAGTAGCTCGCTTTGTGTTGTTTTAAGATATTTTTCTATGCTTATGTGGGCATTTTTGGCGGCGATCTCGCAAATTTTACGTTTTTCGCCGATTTTTGGCGTTTGTATGCTAAATTTCCTAGTAGAGTGCCTCTCGTTTAAAATTTTCTCAACCAGCGCTGCATCTTCAAATTCATCAAGGGTATAAATTTTAGTGCTTATAAATGGCTGATCAGGCGCGAAGCTTTCAAGGATAATGTGTTTATAAGCTTCGTTTATCGTGCTTTCATCGCTATCTTTTGCATTTGCGATAGATGTTTTTACTCCGTTTATCTTACCGTTTTGAACACTAAATCTAATCGCACAAAGCAAAGAGTGCGAAGCAACTACTGCGTAAGCTTCAAAGTCTTCAAGCTTGGCAAGATCGACTTCGACTTTTATCTGCATGTTTTTTAGCGTCTCTATCTGATCTCTAACAGCTGCGGCTTGTTCGTAGTTTTGGGTTTGCGCATAGCTTAACATGACTTTTGATAGGCGCTCAATGAGCAAATTTGGATTTTGCAAAGCATGCATGGCTTCCTTTACGATTAAAGCATAGTCGCTTGCTGAAATTTTAGCCTCGCAAGGTGCTTTACAGCGACCCAGTTGATAAAACAAACACGCCTTTTTGCTTTTAAGGCATGACTTTTTTTGCACAAGAGCAAAATTTAAGTAAATAGCGTCAAGTAGTTCTCTAGCTCCACTGAAATATGGTCCAAAATAGCGTATATTTGAACCTTTTACTATCTTTCGTGTTATCTCAAACCTAGGAAAATCATCATTTAAATTTATAAATATATAAGGGTAAGTCTTGTCGTCTCTTAACAAGATGTTATATTTTGGCTTAAGTTGCTTGATAAAGGAGTTTTCAAGGATTAATGCGTCAGCTTCGCTTGACGTTACGATGTATTCAAGGTGGACGGTTTCGCTTAACATCTTATGTATGCGTGGGCTTACTTTTGGGCTTGGCAAAAGTCCGTTATAAAAGCTAAAGTAGCTTCTGACACGATTTTTCAAAATTTTAGCCTTGCCTACGTATAAAAGGCGGTTTGCACTATCAAAATACTGATAGACGCCAGGTTCGTTTGGTAGAGTTTTTATCTCGTCAATTAGCATTAAATTTATCGTTTCTAGCTTGCAAAATAGCTCTTATCTCTTCAAATTTGGCGTGTATTTTTTCATCTTTGGCTAAATTTGCAAATTTTCCTTTGCTTTTTGGGCATAAAATTTTTAACTCGTTTTGTGTTGGCTGCAAAAATATAAGACTTTTTGTAACAAAAAATTTTATATCCTCTACTGAGCCTAAGTTGCTCTCTTTTTTGATGCTTGAATGCGCTTTTAATAAGCCTTTTATCATATTTATACTACTATCTCGCCTAAGTTCTTGCAGGGCTAGAGGATGTTTAAGAGCAAAGTAAAGTGTGGTGTGTTTTAGGTAGCAAAAGGCTATTAAACTTTGATGCGTTTTACTCATAAGCAAGACTAGCTCTCTGCAGTCATTGGCTTTGTGTAAATTTTTATATAGAGGATTTTTATAGATATGTTCAATCAAATTTTTAGCATCTTTCATAAGACCATTTTATCATTTTTTATTTTAAGTTTCCTAATGGGGTGCGGTTACAAGGCGGATCCGTTTTATGGAGATAAGCCTGTGAAAGAGAGCAAAACTCAAACCTTTAAATAAAATTTAAATAAATTTTATGTAGTTTTAAGTAAAATACATCGTTTTTAAAACCAAAAATAGGAGAAATTTATGAAAATTCTTTCATTAATGTTGCTGATGCTTTGTTCGCTATTTGCAAGCGGTGCAGAGTCAGCCGGTGCGGAGCACATCGACCTTAGCACGACATGGGTCGGAATACTTTGCTTAATTATATTCGTCGTCGGTTATTATTTTATCGCCGCCGAGGAAAAATACCACGTAAATAAAGCAAAGCCCGCGCTTTTTATAGGTACGTTTATGTTTATG
This is a stretch of genomic DNA from Campylobacter sp. RM6914. It encodes these proteins:
- the uvrC gene encoding excinuclease ABC subunit UvrC; translated protein: MLIDEIKTLPNEPGVYQYFDSANRLLYVGKAKILKNRVRSYFSFYNGLLPSPKVSPRIHKMLSETVHLEYIVTSSEADALILENSFIKQLKPKYNILLRDDKTYPYIFINLNDDFPRFEITRKIVKGSNIRYFGPYFSGARELLDAIYLNFALVQKKSCLKSKKACLFYQLGRCKAPCEAKISASDYALIVKEAMHALQNPNLLIERLSKVMLSYAQTQNYEQAAAVRDQIETLKNMQIKVEVDLAKLEDFEAYAVVASHSLLCAIRFSVQNGKINGVKTSIANAKDSDESTINEAYKHIILESFAPDQPFISTKIYTLDEFEDAALVEKILNERHSTRKFSIQTPKIGEKRKICEIAAKNAHISIEKYLKTTQSELLEEIANYFELSTTPYVIEAFDNSHLFGEATVGAMVRYENGEWTKQNYRHMHLSAKNDYDQMKESLSARALRFDKLSPPDLWVLDGGEAILNLACEILASSGTNIDVIAISKEKVDAKAYRAKGSAKDKIYTLKGKFSLGTDDKKLQFFQKLRDESHRFVINFHRKTKQKQDMQNSKLAQAGISAGQIVKLLNFYGSFDKIYTANLDEIANVTNKSVARKIDSLRQSET